A part of Rattus rattus isolate New Zealand chromosome 4, Rrattus_CSIRO_v1, whole genome shotgun sequence genomic DNA contains:
- the LOC116897901 gene encoding resistin-like beta, whose amino-acid sequence MKPTLCFLVILISLLSLMVPGNTQCSFESLVDQKIKEAFSQRETKKLSCTSITASGRLASCPVGMVVTGCACGYACGSWDIRDGTTCHCQCAVMDWVTARCCQMV is encoded by the exons ATGAAGCCTACACTGTGTTTCCTTGTCATCCTCATCTCCCTTCTCTCACTGATGGTCCCAGGGAACACGCAGTGCTCCTTTGAGTCTTTGGTGGATCAGAAGATCAAGGAAGCTTTCAGTCAACGAG AGACTAAGAAGCTCTCCTGCACTAGTATCACGGCTTCTGGCAGACTGGCTTCCTGTCCTGTTG GGATGGTTGTCACTGGTTGTGCTTGTGGCTATGCCTGTGGATCTTGGGATATCCGGGATGGAACTACTTGCCACTGCCAGTGCGCAGTCATGGATTGGGTCACTGCCCGCTGCTGCCAAATGGTTTAA